One Brassica napus cultivar Da-Ae chromosome C4, Da-Ae, whole genome shotgun sequence genomic region harbors:
- the LOC106444975 gene encoding universal stress protein A-like protein, giving the protein MEETKERKIVVAVDESEESMEALSWSLDNLFPYGSNNTLILLYVKPPLPVYSSIDAAGFIVTGDPVAALKKYENELVESVMARSRNVYQDFESDINIERKVGRGDAKEVICNAVQNLKADMLVMGTHDYGFFKRALLGSVSEYCAKRVKCPVIIVKKNMPQNN; this is encoded by the exons ATGGAAGAAACAAAGGAGAGAAAGATCGTTGTAGCAGTGGACGAGAGCGAAGAGAGCATGGAAGCTCTTTCATGGAGTCTTGACAATCTTTTTCCATATGGTTCCAATAATACTCTTATCCTCCTTTACGTCAAGCCCCCTCTTCCCGTTTATTCTTCCATTGATGCCGCAG GGTTTATAGTGACCGGAGATCCGGTTGCAGCCTTGAAGAAATACGAAAATGAGCTAGTGGAATCAGTCATGGCTCGATCTCGAAACGTCTACCAAGATTTTGAGTCCGAT ATTAATATAGAGAGAAAAGTTGGAAGAGGAGATGCCAAGGAAGTTATATGTAACGCAGTTCAGAACCTTAAGGCTGATATGTTAGTTATGGGCACACATGACTATGGCTTCTTCAAAAG AGCTTTGCTAGGCAGTGTGAGCGAGTATTGCGCCAAACGAGTGAAGTGTCCTGTGATTATCGTGAAGAAGAATATGCCTCAAAATAATTGA